In one Pseudomonas sp. SG20056 genomic region, the following are encoded:
- a CDS encoding NCS2 family permease, with the protein MLERLFQLKAHNTTVRTELLAGLTTFLTMAYILFVNPNMLAETGMDKGAVFVATCLAAALGSAIMGLLANYPIALAPGMGLNAFFTYTVVLTMGYTWQTALGAVFLSGAIFFLLSIFKIREWIINSIPLALRSGIAAGIGLFLAIIALKNAGIVVDNPATLVGLGDLSKGGPLLACLGFFVIAALAYRRVTGAVMIGILLVTGLSILFGLSQLNGVVSMPPSLTPTLMQLDIMGALDIGLLSVIFAFLFVDLFDTSGTLVGVAQKANLLDKDGKMPKLGRALLADSTATMAGAALGTSTTTSYIESAAGISAGGRTGLTACVVAILFLLALFFAPLAGAVPAFATAPALLFVAVLMMSSLAQIDWDDLTVAAPVVVAALAMPLTFSIANGIAFGFIAWTLIKLLAGRWRDLNPALVVLSVLFAIKLAYFA; encoded by the coding sequence ATGCTGGAAAGACTGTTCCAACTCAAAGCCCATAACACCACGGTGCGCACCGAGCTTCTGGCGGGTTTGACCACCTTCCTGACCATGGCCTACATCCTCTTCGTCAACCCCAACATGCTGGCCGAAACCGGTATGGATAAAGGTGCCGTATTCGTTGCCACCTGCCTGGCAGCGGCGCTTGGTTCAGCCATCATGGGCCTGCTGGCCAACTACCCGATTGCTCTGGCACCGGGCATGGGTCTGAACGCCTTCTTCACCTACACCGTGGTGCTGACCATGGGATACACCTGGCAGACTGCTCTCGGCGCGGTGTTTCTCTCCGGCGCAATCTTCTTTCTGCTGTCGATCTTCAAGATCCGTGAGTGGATCATCAACAGCATCCCGCTGGCCCTGCGCTCGGGTATCGCGGCGGGCATCGGCCTGTTCCTGGCGATCATTGCGCTGAAAAACGCTGGCATCGTGGTGGACAACCCGGCCACCCTGGTCGGCCTCGGTGACCTGAGCAAGGGCGGCCCACTGCTGGCCTGCCTGGGGTTCTTCGTAATTGCCGCGCTGGCTTACCGCCGCGTAACCGGCGCGGTGATGATCGGCATTCTGCTGGTCACTGGCCTGTCGATTCTGTTCGGCTTGTCGCAGCTCAATGGCGTGGTGTCGATGCCACCGTCACTGACCCCGACCCTGATGCAGTTGGACATCATGGGCGCGCTGGATATCGGCCTGCTCAGCGTGATCTTCGCCTTCCTCTTCGTTGACCTGTTCGACACCTCCGGCACCCTGGTCGGCGTGGCGCAGAAGGCCAACCTGCTGGACAAGGACGGCAAGATGCCCAAGCTCGGCCGCGCCCTGCTGGCTGACAGCACCGCGACCATGGCCGGCGCGGCACTGGGCACCTCGACCACCACCAGCTATATCGAATCCGCTGCGGGCATCAGCGCCGGCGGGCGCACCGGTCTGACCGCCTGCGTGGTGGCAATCCTGTTCCTCCTGGCGCTGTTCTTCGCCCCGCTGGCCGGCGCCGTACCGGCCTTCGCCACCGCACCGGCGCTGCTGTTCGTCGCCGTGCTGATGATGAGCAGCCTGGCGCAGATCGATTGGGACGACCTTACTGTCGCCGCCCCCGTGGTGGTTGCCGCCCTGGCCATGCCGTTGACCTTCTCGATTGCCAACGGCATTGCCTTCGGCTTTATCGCCTGGACCCTGATCAAGCTGCTGGCCGGCCGCTGGCGCGACCTCAACCCGGCGCTGGTGGTGCTCTCGGTACTGTTTGCGATCAAACTGGCGTACTTCGCCTGA
- a CDS encoding DUF4345 domain-containing protein — MLFARVVLVIQLLALAGLGLAYFVRPHEMANLSGMLLMSPAAATDMRAFYGGLQLGLAAFIGLSLSRLDFTRAALTLLVLLYSALALARIGGLWLDGGAQQTFNLYALLLEVVSVGLCFWALRGLQRV, encoded by the coding sequence ATGTTGTTTGCACGCGTAGTACTGGTGATTCAACTGTTGGCATTGGCGGGCCTGGGCCTGGCCTATTTTGTCCGCCCCCATGAAATGGCCAACCTCAGCGGCATGCTGCTGATGTCGCCAGCGGCTGCCACCGATATGCGGGCGTTCTACGGTGGCCTGCAACTGGGTCTGGCGGCGTTTATCGGCCTGTCGCTGAGCCGGCTGGACTTCACCCGCGCAGCGTTGACCCTGCTGGTGCTGCTCTACAGCGCCCTGGCGCTGGCGCGGATTGGCGGCCTGTGGCTGGATGGCGGCGCGCAGCAGACCTTCAATCTCTACGCGCTGCTGCTGGAAGTGGTCTCGGTGGGGCTGTGCTTCTGGGCGCTGCGCGGTTTGCAGCGCGTCTGA
- a CDS encoding 2Fe-2S iron-sulfur cluster-binding protein has translation MAKRLLSMIINSQAVGPMEVADDLMMIDFLHEYLNLTGSRLGCGQGVCHACVAILDKPDGTSEEIRTCITGAHFFDGKRIRTIEGHAKRDAQGEVSQLNPIQQQFVDQFAFQCSYCTPGYVNAATVLVEKLQRQPVKRSELEGEIEDALGKHICRCTGYVRYYNAARDVVESLGLVKEG, from the coding sequence ATGGCTAAGCGACTGCTCAGCATGATTATCAACAGCCAGGCAGTCGGCCCGATGGAAGTGGCCGACGACCTGATGATGATCGACTTTCTCCATGAATACCTGAACCTCACCGGTTCGCGCCTGGGCTGCGGCCAGGGTGTGTGCCACGCCTGTGTGGCGATCCTCGACAAGCCCGACGGCACCAGCGAAGAAATCCGCACCTGCATCACCGGCGCACATTTCTTCGACGGCAAGCGCATCCGCACCATCGAGGGCCACGCCAAGCGCGATGCCCAGGGTGAGGTCAGCCAGCTCAACCCGATTCAGCAGCAGTTCGTCGACCAGTTTGCCTTCCAGTGCAGCTACTGCACGCCGGGCTACGTCAACGCCGCCACCGTGTTGGTGGAAAAACTCCAGCGCCAGCCGGTCAAACGCAGCGAGCTGGAAGGCGAGATCGAAGACGCCCTGGGTAAGCACATCTGCCGCTGCACCGGCTACGTGCGCTACTACAACGCCGCGCGCGATGTGGTCGAGTCCCTCGGCCTGGTCAAGGAAGGTTAA
- a CDS encoding DJ-1 family glyoxalase III: MTARALISVADGVEDLECVTLIDVLRRAEVEVVVASIESRRMITCARGTRLTADTMLVDVLAQPFDLIVLPGGMPGAQHLAEHEPLAERVREQAKAGKLFAAICAAPALALQHYGVLKQRRMTCYPAFSDRLSGCVFVDQPVVVDGNCITSQGPGTALEFALTLVEQLCGKAVRKQVSEAMLVG, encoded by the coding sequence ATGACTGCACGGGCCCTGATCAGCGTTGCCGATGGTGTCGAAGACCTCGAATGCGTGACCCTGATTGATGTACTGCGGCGTGCTGAGGTTGAGGTGGTAGTTGCCAGCATCGAAAGTCGGCGGATGATCACCTGCGCCCGTGGCACGCGGCTGACGGCCGACACCATGCTGGTGGATGTACTGGCTCAGCCCTTCGACCTGATCGTGTTGCCCGGCGGCATGCCGGGCGCGCAACACCTGGCCGAGCACGAGCCGCTGGCCGAGCGGGTGCGCGAGCAGGCCAAGGCCGGCAAGTTGTTCGCCGCCATCTGCGCCGCCCCGGCCTTGGCGTTGCAGCACTATGGTGTGCTTAAACAGCGGCGCATGACCTGTTATCCGGCGTTCAGTGATCGCCTGAGCGGTTGTGTATTTGTCGACCAGCCGGTGGTGGTCGATGGCAACTGCATCACCAGCCAGGGCCCCGGTACCGCCCTGGAGTTTGCCCTGACCCTGGTTGAGCAGCTGTGTGGCAAGGCCGTGCGCAAGCAGGTGTCGGAGGCCATGCTGGTCGGCTAA
- a CDS encoding DUF411 domain-containing protein encodes MRQLLVLAGLFVSSLSFAAEPLTIDVHRDTNCGCCKAWISHLQDNGFNVVDHVETDMSAVKQRLGVPPRLSSCHTGVINGQFVEGHVPAADILKMRKQPDLLGAAVPGMPAGSPGMEYGNVRDAYQVIGLDKQGAERVISEYPTIE; translated from the coding sequence ATGCGCCAGTTGCTTGTTCTCGCCGGGCTGTTTGTCAGCAGCCTGAGTTTCGCCGCCGAACCCCTGACCATCGACGTACACCGCGATACCAACTGCGGTTGCTGCAAGGCCTGGATCAGCCACCTGCAGGACAACGGCTTTAACGTTGTCGACCATGTCGAAACCGATATGAGTGCGGTCAAACAGCGCCTGGGCGTGCCGCCGCGCCTGTCGTCCTGCCACACCGGGGTGATCAACGGCCAGTTTGTCGAAGGTCACGTACCGGCCGCCGACATTCTCAAAATGCGCAAACAGCCCGACCTGCTCGGCGCGGCCGTACCCGGCATGCCAGCCGGCTCACCAGGTATGGAATACGGCAATGTGCGCGATGCCTATCAAGTCATCGGCCTGGATAAGCAAGGCGCAGAGCGGGTGATCAGCGAATACCCCACCATTGAATAA
- a CDS encoding MFS transporter: MSQLLLRHQRPFLAFWFARVFTASGFQMITVAIGWQMYALTGNVLDLGLVGLIEFLPKILFILLTGHVADRFDRRKVAALCQGAQGLIALSLLLGSGAGGISREMIFVIAFLLGTARAFEMPTTQALLPNIVPPGLFPAAVAASASAMQAATIIAPALGGLLYALGTHWVYGPAVLLYGCALSLMLSLPARQLPLKQKVSLGSLLAGFRFIRSRPAVFGAVSMDMLAVLLSGATALLPVFAKDILLTGPWGLGLLRSAPAVGALLMSLWLARFPIERRVGPVMFTSVAIFGVATIGFGLSTSLWFSLAALVVLGAADMISMVIRGAFVQLQTPDEMRGRVGAVNGLFIGASNQLGDFRAGVSAAWFGTVPAVLIGGVGAILVTGIWIRLFPELAKRDHLHPQGPERTHD, encoded by the coding sequence ATGTCCCAGCTTCTGCTCCGTCATCAGCGCCCGTTTCTCGCCTTCTGGTTCGCCCGGGTGTTTACCGCCAGCGGCTTCCAGATGATTACCGTGGCGATTGGCTGGCAGATGTATGCGCTGACCGGCAACGTGCTCGACCTCGGCCTGGTCGGACTGATCGAATTTCTGCCGAAGATCCTGTTTATTCTGCTCACCGGGCATGTCGCCGATCGCTTCGACCGGCGCAAGGTGGCCGCGCTCTGCCAGGGCGCGCAGGGACTGATTGCCCTGAGCCTGCTGCTCGGCAGCGGCGCGGGTGGCATCAGCCGCGAGATGATTTTCGTGATTGCCTTTCTGCTCGGCACCGCCCGCGCCTTCGAGATGCCGACCACCCAGGCCTTGCTGCCGAATATCGTGCCGCCTGGGCTGTTCCCCGCCGCAGTAGCCGCTTCGGCATCGGCCATGCAAGCCGCCACCATCATTGCGCCAGCGCTGGGCGGATTGCTCTATGCGCTCGGCACGCACTGGGTCTACGGCCCGGCCGTGCTGTTATATGGCTGCGCCCTGAGCCTGATGCTCAGCCTGCCGGCGCGCCAGCTGCCGCTGAAACAGAAGGTCTCGCTGGGTTCACTGCTGGCCGGTTTTCGCTTTATTCGCAGCCGCCCAGCCGTGTTCGGCGCGGTGTCGATGGACATGCTGGCGGTGCTGCTCAGCGGCGCCACCGCGCTGCTGCCAGTATTCGCCAAGGACATTCTGCTCACCGGGCCCTGGGGGCTCGGTCTGCTGCGCTCGGCACCGGCGGTGGGTGCGCTGCTGATGTCGTTGTGGCTGGCGCGCTTTCCCATTGAGCGGCGGGTTGGCCCGGTGATGTTCACCTCGGTGGCGATCTTCGGTGTGGCGACCATCGGCTTCGGCCTGTCCACTTCACTCTGGTTCAGCCTGGCGGCGTTGGTAGTGCTGGGCGCGGCAGACATGATCAGCATGGTGATCCGCGGCGCCTTCGTGCAGCTGCAAACCCCGGACGAAATGCGCGGCCGCGTCGGCGCGGTCAACGGCCTGTTTATCGGCGCGTCCAATCAGCTTGGGGACTTCCGCGCCGGGGTCAGCGCGGCCTGGTTTGGCACGGTGCCGGCAGTGCTGATCGGCGGCGTGGGCGCCATTCTGGTCACCGGGATATGGATCCGCCTGTTCCCCGAGCTGGCCAAGCGCGATCATCTGCACCCGCAAGGCCCTGAGCGAACCCACGACTAA
- a CDS encoding DUF4136 domain-containing protein, with translation MRRYLLALLLPLLSACTSTPEPSIQVLQPTPGTSYQSFNVRAVRTSGHRTDLEQRFNQAVQNALSAKGYRFTETQPDMQVIYALGLEHEAGIELTPIAVGGTVYTQTHATEDERARLALRILDSKTQAVLFQAQINRQLHNPDMSQENFDRGVAKILEGFPVAR, from the coding sequence ATGCGCCGTTATCTGTTAGCTCTACTGCTGCCCCTGCTGAGCGCCTGCACCAGCACGCCCGAACCGTCGATACAGGTGCTGCAACCGACACCAGGCACCTCGTATCAGAGCTTCAACGTGCGCGCGGTCAGGACCAGCGGCCATCGTACGGATCTGGAGCAGCGCTTTAATCAGGCAGTGCAGAACGCACTCAGCGCCAAGGGCTATCGCTTCACCGAAACGCAGCCCGATATGCAGGTCATCTATGCCCTGGGGCTGGAGCATGAAGCAGGAATTGAGCTCACCCCGATAGCGGTGGGCGGTACGGTCTACACCCAGACCCACGCCACCGAAGATGAGCGCGCACGCTTAGCCCTGCGCATTCTCGATAGCAAGACCCAGGCAGTGCTGTTTCAGGCGCAGATCAACCGGCAGCTGCACAACCCGGACATGAGCCAGGAAAACTTCGACCGTGGCGTGGCCAAAATCCTCGAAGGCTTCCCCGTCGCACGCTGA
- a CDS encoding cytochrome c, producing the protein MKNILIAAALLLPLAAQAVDKQLIERGKYLARAADCVACHSVEGGAEYAGGLPLESPFGTIYGTNITPDKQYGIGEYSADDFYRAVAEGERRDGSKLYPAMPYTSYHLLKREDSDAIYAYLMSLEPIAKPSPQTSLSFPFNVRFGLGFWNMLYKNRVQLLPADGKSETWQRGQYLVEALGHCGECHTPRNALGALQQDQRLQGGVLLGYEAPSLLAEDLAERGWSTDDLATFLKHGISAQGSMFNEMYPVLHHSTQYLPLDDHKAMATYLLGDQPPAPRKVSAVAFEQLDASAQQGRQHYLNLCAGCHGVVGEGVPHVAVAMDGNTTLRLNDARNLLRVIDDGIKEQQFTGFERMQPMPGFSDKLDDGQMRDLLHYLRQTWGGQAAELSPQQVSQLRSEKGH; encoded by the coding sequence ATGAAGAACATTCTGATTGCTGCCGCCCTGTTGCTGCCGTTGGCTGCCCAGGCGGTGGATAAGCAACTGATCGAGCGCGGCAAGTACTTGGCGCGCGCCGCCGACTGCGTGGCCTGTCACAGTGTCGAAGGCGGTGCCGAATACGCCGGTGGCCTGCCGCTGGAGTCGCCGTTCGGTACCATCTACGGCACCAATATCACCCCGGACAAGCAGTACGGCATCGGCGAGTACAGCGCCGATGACTTCTACCGCGCGGTGGCCGAAGGTGAGCGGCGGGATGGCAGCAAACTCTATCCGGCGATGCCGTACACCTCCTATCACCTGCTCAAGCGTGAAGACTCCGACGCCATCTACGCCTACCTGATGAGCCTGGAGCCGATCGCCAAACCCAGCCCGCAAACCAGTCTGAGCTTCCCGTTCAATGTGCGCTTCGGCCTGGGCTTCTGGAACATGCTCTACAAGAACCGCGTGCAACTGCTGCCGGCTGACGGCAAAAGCGAGACCTGGCAGCGCGGCCAATACCTGGTCGAGGCCCTGGGCCACTGCGGCGAGTGCCACACGCCGCGCAATGCCCTTGGTGCGTTGCAGCAGGATCAGCGTCTGCAGGGCGGCGTGCTGCTCGGCTACGAGGCACCCAGCCTGCTCGCCGAGGACCTGGCCGAGCGCGGCTGGAGCACCGACGACCTGGCGACCTTCCTCAAACACGGCATCAGCGCTCAGGGTTCGATGTTCAACGAGATGTACCCGGTGCTGCACCACAGCACCCAGTACCTGCCGCTGGACGACCACAAGGCCATGGCCACCTACCTGCTTGGCGATCAGCCGCCGGCACCGCGCAAGGTCAGCGCGGTGGCCTTCGAACAGCTCGACGCCAGCGCCCAGCAGGGCCGTCAGCACTACCTCAATCTGTGCGCCGGGTGCCATGGCGTGGTAGGTGAGGGCGTGCCGCATGTGGCCGTGGCGATGGACGGCAACACCACCCTGCGCCTGAACGATGCGCGCAACTTGTTGCGGGTGATCGATGACGGCATCAAGGAGCAGCAGTTCACCGGTTTCGAGCGCATGCAACCGATGCCGGGCTTCAGTGACAAGCTGGATGACGGGCAGATGCGCGACCTGCTGCATTACCTACGGCAGACCTGGGGTGGCCAGGCGGCCGAGCTGAGCCCGCAGCAGGTCAGCCAGTTGCGCAGCGAGAAAGGCCATTGA
- a CDS encoding xanthine dehydrogenase family protein molybdopterin-binding subunit, with amino-acid sequence MSTPDLSRRAFLQGSVIAGIGISFAPLGSKAFAALFEERVTRMPQPWYDASGKAVARIDGVSKAVGGKVFARDIRAKDMPGWPQQQGHALLLKATRTEQLYQGFDLSVLPAELQPQRVVTASDLVKDGIAFPDGHNLDPLLPEGQVPMFIGHPVALLIWHDFERYRQAKNILKFNDKVIRYGEQAPAFQSDPYGSFRFVRVGGATPFEVDKFSSLKDSMLFPLIHNRKPAWGEGKVSGDLTQQGLYHAEQMLQQLQTPPDDWLVFDERFTTQSIEPAALEADNGNGWFDVASGTLHFVVATQCPFEVAEQTAHMLAPSRFGVKKLSMHPGYTVGYGSKDNNIHVFYAALAALYGSGVPVRLANDRYEQFQSGIKRHPFDMHYQLAVNKQDHSFQIFRAHMDVDGGGRANYSSSVAAVGATAAQSIYYLPRSDLAATAYYSRGVEAGSMRGYGTLQTMAATEMMVDEVAGRLNIDAIELRKKNVFQSGMKNTQGAIPAGALRLDEILDKAAQHEIWKNRVERKQRFDAEDPDSLYGVGFAICQKDFGTGSEAPMASLEFSADGRVSLRQIAIDMGTGMATSQALLVADYLGQPADEIKTGETEWSELALTTSGNPYMISQAEQDAALQNPRWVGKLASPSSATNSSYYTGHSTREAARILFIHGLWPAALAIWGRGEHGGLANPYVVRRENAHWVEGKLTADGMPPIPFKLLAHKAHELGLVTGVSVHGFNRWSWAEGEFEINGQRERVPLDALAVKYGDGAAAAQKALMSRNGFHLLDRVSIKYPVTQLNNAMVTYYSPVATLVEVKVNKGSGEARVINHHSWLECGRVIVEELVLGQLEGGIAMGIGHALLEEMPLYEGGPGDGTWNFNRYQLPRAKDCAVWSQSAEILPPLSPSDPAKGIAEVVMIPVVGAIVNAVAHATGKRLRDLPLTPARIKEALHG; translated from the coding sequence ATGTCCACTCCTGATTTATCCCGTCGCGCCTTTCTGCAAGGCAGCGTTATCGCCGGTATCGGTATCAGCTTCGCCCCACTGGGCAGCAAGGCTTTTGCGGCATTGTTCGAAGAGCGCGTCACGCGCATGCCACAGCCCTGGTATGACGCCAGCGGCAAAGCCGTGGCGCGTATTGATGGGGTGTCCAAAGCCGTAGGCGGCAAGGTGTTTGCCCGCGATATCCGCGCCAAGGACATGCCCGGCTGGCCGCAGCAGCAAGGCCATGCGCTGTTGCTCAAGGCCACGCGCACCGAACAGCTGTATCAGGGCTTCGATCTGTCAGTGCTGCCGGCCGAGTTGCAGCCGCAACGGGTGGTCACCGCCAGTGACCTGGTTAAGGACGGCATCGCCTTTCCGGATGGCCACAATCTCGACCCGCTGCTGCCCGAGGGCCAGGTGCCGATGTTTATCGGCCACCCGGTGGCGCTGCTGATCTGGCATGACTTCGAGCGCTATCGCCAAGCCAAGAACATTCTCAAGTTCAACGACAAGGTGATCCGCTACGGCGAGCAAGCGCCGGCGTTCCAGAGCGACCCTTACGGCAGCTTCCGCTTCGTGCGGGTCGGCGGCGCTACGCCGTTTGAGGTCGACAAGTTCTCCAGCCTCAAGGACAGCATGCTGTTTCCACTGATCCACAACCGCAAGCCGGCCTGGGGCGAGGGCAAGGTCAGTGGTGACCTGACCCAGCAGGGCCTGTACCACGCCGAGCAGATGCTTCAGCAGCTGCAGACACCGCCGGACGACTGGCTGGTGTTCGATGAGCGCTTCACCACCCAATCCATCGAGCCCGCCGCGCTGGAAGCGGACAACGGCAATGGCTGGTTCGACGTGGCCAGTGGCACCCTGCATTTTGTGGTCGCCACCCAGTGCCCGTTTGAAGTGGCCGAGCAGACCGCGCATATGCTCGCGCCGTCGCGCTTTGGCGTGAAGAAACTTAGCATGCACCCCGGCTACACCGTCGGTTACGGCTCCAAGGACAACAACATTCACGTGTTCTACGCCGCCCTGGCCGCGCTCTACGGCAGCGGTGTTCCGGTGCGCCTGGCCAATGATCGCTACGAGCAGTTCCAGAGCGGGATCAAGCGCCACCCCTTCGACATGCATTACCAGCTGGCGGTGAACAAGCAGGATCACAGCTTCCAGATCTTCCGCGCGCACATGGATGTCGATGGCGGCGGCCGCGCCAACTACAGCTCTTCCGTGGCCGCAGTCGGGGCCACGGCGGCGCAGTCGATCTACTACCTGCCGCGCAGCGATCTGGCGGCCACCGCCTACTATTCGCGCGGTGTGGAAGCCGGCTCGATGCGCGGTTACGGCACCCTGCAGACCATGGCCGCCACCGAGATGATGGTGGACGAAGTGGCCGGGCGGTTGAACATCGATGCCATTGAGTTGCGTAAGAAGAACGTGTTCCAGTCCGGCATGAAGAACACCCAGGGCGCGATTCCGGCCGGTGCCCTGCGCCTCGACGAAATCCTCGACAAAGCCGCGCAGCACGAAATCTGGAAGAACCGCGTTGAGCGCAAGCAGCGCTTCGATGCCGAAGACCCGGACAGCCTCTACGGCGTCGGTTTCGCCATCTGCCAGAAGGATTTCGGCACCGGTTCCGAAGCGCCGATGGCCAGCCTGGAATTCAGCGCCGACGGCCGCGTCAGCCTGCGCCAGATCGCCATCGACATGGGCACCGGCATGGCCACCTCGCAGGCCTTGCTGGTCGCCGATTACCTCGGCCAGCCCGCCGATGAAATCAAGACCGGTGAAACCGAGTGGAGCGAGCTGGCCCTGACCACCAGCGGCAACCCCTACATGATCAGCCAGGCCGAGCAGGACGCGGCGCTGCAGAACCCGCGCTGGGTCGGCAAGCTGGCCTCGCCTTCGTCGGCGACCAACTCGTCCTACTACACCGGGCACTCCACCCGCGAAGCGGCGCGCATCCTTTTTATTCATGGCTTGTGGCCGGCGGCCCTGGCCATCTGGGGCCGTGGCGAACACGGCGGGCTGGCCAACCCTTATGTGGTGCGTCGCGAGAATGCGCACTGGGTCGAGGGCAAGCTGACTGCTGACGGCATGCCGCCGATTCCGTTCAAGTTGCTGGCGCACAAGGCTCACGAGCTGGGTTTGGTCACGGGCGTTAGCGTGCACGGCTTTAACCGCTGGAGCTGGGCCGAGGGCGAGTTCGAAATCAACGGCCAGCGCGAACGGGTGCCGCTGGATGCCCTGGCGGTGAAATACGGTGACGGTGCAGCTGCGGCGCAAAAAGCGTTGATGAGCCGCAACGGCTTCCACCTGCTCGACCGCGTCAGCATCAAGTACCCGGTCACTCAGCTGAACAACGCCATGGTCACCTACTACAGCCCGGTGGCCACCCTGGTCGAGGTCAAGGTCAACAAAGGCAGCGGCGAGGCGCGGGTGATCAATCATCACTCTTGGCTTGAATGCGGCCGGGTGATCGTCGAGGAACTGGTGCTCGGTCAGCTCGAAGGCGGTATCGCCATGGGCATCGGCCACGCGCTGCTGGAAGAAATGCCGCTGTATGAAGGCGGCCCCGGCGACGGCACCTGGAACTTCAACCGCTACCAGCTGCCGCGCGCCAAGGATTGCGCGGTCTGGTCGCAAAGCGCGGAGATTTTGCCGCCCCTATCACCCAGCGACCCGGCCAAGGGCATCGCCGAGGTGGTGATGATTCCGGTGGTCGGCGCCATCGTCAACGCCGTGGCCCACGCCACCGGCAAGCGCCTGCGCGACCTTCCTCTGACTCCGGCCCGCATCAAGGAGGCCCTCCATGGCTAA
- the trmA gene encoding tRNA (uridine(54)-C5)-methyltransferase TrmA — MSRSQFDPATYAAQLADKQQRLIELLAPFNAPAPEVFESPREHYRLRAEFRLWREGEDRHYAMFEAGDNLNPIFFEDFPIASAQINALMPRLKTSWQASSALSFKLFQVEFLTTLSGDGLITLCYHRPLDAAWQAEAEKLAADLQVSIIGRSKGKRIVIGRDYVEEKLQVAGRTFSYRQPEGAFTQPNGEVNQKMLTWAYEALGERSDDLLELYCGNGNFTLPLATRVRNVLATEISKSSVNAALANLADNGVDNVSLVRLSAEELTEALNEVRPFRRLAGIDLKSYDFGCVFVDPPRAGMDPDTCELTRRFERILYISCNPETLAANIAQLNDTHKVTRCALFDQFPYTHHMESGVLLERR; from the coding sequence ATGAGCCGTTCCCAGTTCGATCCCGCCACCTACGCCGCCCAGCTTGCTGACAAGCAGCAGCGCCTGATCGAGCTGCTGGCGCCGTTCAATGCACCCGCCCCCGAAGTATTTGAGTCGCCGCGCGAGCACTACCGCCTGCGCGCCGAATTCCGCCTGTGGCGCGAGGGTGAGGACCGTCACTACGCGATGTTCGAGGCCGGCGATAACCTCAACCCGATATTCTTCGAAGACTTCCCCATCGCCAGCGCGCAGATCAATGCGCTGATGCCGCGCCTGAAGACCTCCTGGCAAGCCAGTAGCGCCCTGAGCTTCAAGCTGTTTCAGGTCGAGTTTCTCACCACTCTGTCCGGCGATGGCCTGATCACCCTGTGCTACCACCGCCCACTGGATGCCGCCTGGCAGGCTGAAGCTGAAAAACTGGCGGCCGATTTGCAGGTCAGCATCATTGGCCGCTCCAAGGGCAAGCGCATCGTTATCGGCCGGGATTATGTCGAGGAAAAACTGCAGGTCGCTGGCCGCACCTTCAGCTATCGCCAGCCAGAGGGCGCGTTCACTCAGCCCAACGGCGAAGTGAACCAGAAGATGCTCACCTGGGCCTACGAGGCGCTCGGTGAACGCTCAGACGATTTGCTGGAGCTGTACTGCGGCAATGGCAACTTCACCCTGCCGCTGGCCACCCGCGTGCGTAATGTGCTGGCCACCGAGATCAGCAAGTCCTCGGTGAATGCCGCCCTGGCCAACCTGGCCGACAACGGCGTGGATAACGTCAGCCTGGTGCGCCTGTCCGCCGAAGAGCTGACCGAAGCACTGAATGAGGTGCGGCCGTTCCGGCGTCTGGCCGGCATCGACCTGAAGAGCTACGACTTCGGCTGCGTATTCGTCGACCCGCCGCGCGCCGGCATGGACCCAGACACCTGCGAACTGACCCGGCGCTTCGAGCGCATTCTGTATATCTCCTGCAACCCGGAAACCCTGGCCGCCAACATCGCCCAGCTGAATGACACCCACAAGGTGACGCGCTGCGCGCTGTTCGACCAGTTCCCCTACACCCACCATATGGAATCGGGTGTATTGCTGGAGCGCCGCTAG